The following coding sequences are from one Novosphingobium sp. KACC 22771 window:
- the tagH gene encoding type VI secretion system-associated FHA domain protein TagH: protein MWVILVSRQTDAPGTILDRRQLDYGQIVIGRSLKHCDLVLPDESGFLSRQHCVIRAEGLDLTVTDTSKNGVMLNQPGQRIVPGQPVPIRPGDRLLIHDFVIAVTTPADAAGHIMTEPPPPPLPAGGSTAGDDIWSVGSSNPFGFDPGAGAGGFSFESGGTGADPFAPGAFPAAGGFGPADGGFGPADGGFGFTPAPPPPPAFTPIPPLGDFGFGEPIGQAFEPRPIMADPLPASGGMGIPEDWANPGNGVGDGMPIPDFAPAPVAQPAAQPVAAPGGAPDWSAFYEGAGFTPEEMPLPPDAMRRLGVMYRQVVLGLCDILQDRATFKDEFRIERTQIANNRNNPLKHLAAFDAARVVLGQPLPGFMDGEEALRASFQDLKRHQMAMMAGVQNALVTAFSRLSPAEMEKLAGTVAAQKKGFLGLGGVDRWSLYVSVYENLRKDATSNASGIMSSAFREGYENYMKSAQ, encoded by the coding sequence GTGTGGGTTATTCTCGTTTCCCGCCAGACCGACGCCCCCGGCACGATCCTTGATCGCCGCCAGCTCGACTATGGTCAGATTGTCATCGGGCGCAGCCTTAAGCATTGCGATCTGGTGCTGCCCGATGAAAGCGGGTTTCTCTCGCGCCAGCATTGCGTGATCCGCGCCGAGGGGCTGGATCTGACCGTCACCGACACCAGCAAGAATGGGGTCATGCTGAACCAGCCCGGCCAGCGGATCGTGCCGGGCCAGCCGGTGCCGATCCGCCCCGGCGACCGCTTGCTGATCCACGATTTCGTGATCGCCGTGACCACGCCTGCCGATGCCGCCGGCCATATCATGACCGAGCCGCCGCCGCCCCCGCTGCCCGCGGGGGGCAGCACGGCGGGCGACGATATCTGGAGCGTGGGGTCATCCAATCCTTTCGGATTTGATCCCGGCGCGGGGGCGGGCGGTTTTTCGTTTGAAAGCGGCGGGACCGGGGCCGATCCTTTCGCGCCGGGCGCTTTTCCTGCCGCTGGCGGTTTTGGTCCTGCCGATGGTGGTTTTGGTCCTGCCGATGGCGGCTTTGGTTTTACCCCCGCGCCCCCGCCGCCCCCGGCTTTCACCCCGATCCCGCCGCTGGGCGATTTCGGCTTTGGCGAACCGATCGGACAGGCTTTCGAGCCGCGCCCGATCATGGCCGATCCGCTGCCCGCGTCGGGCGGCATGGGCATACCCGAGGATTGGGCCAATCCGGGCAATGGCGTGGGCGATGGCATGCCGATTCCGGACTTTGCGCCCGCACCTGTGGCCCAGCCTGCGGCACAGCCGGTGGCGGCACCCGGCGGCGCGCCCGACTGGTCGGCCTTTTACGAAGGGGCCGGTTTCACGCCCGAGGAAATGCCGCTGCCCCCCGATGCGATGCGGCGGTTGGGGGTGATGTATCGGCAGGTAGTGCTGGGCCTGTGCGATATTTTGCAGGACCGCGCGACCTTCAAGGACGAGTTCCGCATCGAGCGCACCCAGATCGCCAACAATCGCAACAATCCGCTCAAGCATCTGGCCGCCTTCGACGCCGCGCGCGTGGTGCTCGGCCAGCCTTTGCCCGGATTCATGGACGGCGAGGAAGCCTTGCGCGCCTCGTTTCAGGATTTGAAGCGGCATCAGATGGCAATGATGGCGGGGGTCCAGAACGCGCTGGTCACGGCCTTCTCACGCCTTTCCCCGGCCGAAATGGAAAAGCTGGCCGGAACGGTTGCGGCCCAGAAAAAAGGCTTCCTCGGCCTTGGCGGCGTTGATCGCTGGTCGCTCTATGTCAGCGTTTATGAGAATTTGCGCAAGGATGCCACATCCAACGCCAGTGGAATTATGAGTTCGGCCTTTCGCGAAGGCTATGAAAACTACATGAAGTCAGCACAGTAA
- the tssK gene encoding type VI secretion system baseplate subunit TssK, producing MTWENKPVWSEGMFLRPQHFQQFERFVGAQLETRVAPLVAHGYGIEQIEIGAGPLMTGKIVINRCSGVFEDGTPFRIPEQAAAPRPLDIMRDTRDQIIHLCIPERRAGIADVALDRTAQAETRYLAEEFEPVDTVHGASSRVPLNVGRLQLSLRTEAEGLEGYNTLPIARVIERRTDDSVVLDTGFIPCCVSVSGSPVLAGFITELEGMLHQRAEAIAGRLGTPGAKAVADITDFLMLMVANRAEAMLKHLSSLPTIHPADFYATLCALAAELSTFTRTSNRPTFMPLYDHRQQRMCFDAVMADLRRSLSKVFEQTAVAIPLTARGYGIQVGQIEDRSLFTTASFVLAVRSAIDTEQLRANIPRLTKIGSVDHIRDLVNRHLPGADLYPMAAEPRQIPFRAETVYFSINARHEQWQAVRTSGAVALHIAGEVPGLELELWAIRGQQQ from the coding sequence TTGACGTGGGAGAACAAGCCGGTCTGGTCCGAGGGTATGTTCCTGCGACCCCAGCATTTTCAGCAGTTCGAACGCTTTGTCGGCGCGCAGCTTGAAACGCGCGTGGCGCCGCTGGTGGCGCATGGCTATGGCATAGAACAGATCGAGATCGGCGCCGGGCCGCTGATGACCGGCAAGATCGTCATCAACCGCTGCTCCGGCGTGTTCGAGGACGGCACCCCTTTCCGCATTCCCGAACAGGCCGCCGCCCCGCGCCCGCTCGACATCATGCGCGACACGCGCGACCAGATCATCCACCTGTGCATCCCCGAAAGACGCGCCGGGATCGCCGATGTCGCGCTGGACCGCACCGCGCAGGCCGAGACGCGCTATCTGGCCGAGGAGTTCGAGCCGGTCGATACCGTCCATGGCGCCAGTTCGCGCGTACCGCTCAACGTCGGGCGGCTGCAACTCTCGCTGCGCACCGAGGCGGAGGGGCTGGAGGGCTATAACACCCTGCCCATCGCCCGCGTGATCGAGCGGCGCACCGACGATTCGGTGGTGCTGGACACCGGCTTTATCCCCTGCTGCGTCTCGGTATCGGGCAGCCCGGTGCTGGCCGGGTTCATCACCGAGCTGGAGGGTATGCTGCACCAGCGCGCCGAGGCGATTGCCGGGCGTCTGGGCACGCCGGGGGCCAAGGCGGTGGCCGATATCACCGATTTCCTGATGCTGATGGTGGCCAACCGGGCCGAGGCGATGCTCAAGCATCTCTCCAGCCTGCCCACGATCCATCCGGCCGATTTCTACGCTACGCTCTGCGCGCTGGCGGCCGAGCTTTCGACCTTTACCCGCACCTCGAACCGGCCCACCTTCATGCCGCTCTATGACCACCGGCAGCAGCGGATGTGTTTCGATGCGGTGATGGCCGATCTGCGCCGCTCGCTCAGCAAAGTGTTTGAACAGACCGCCGTGGCCATCCCGCTGACCGCGCGCGGCTATGGCATTCAGGTGGGCCAGATCGAGGACCGCTCGCTCTTCACCACCGCCTCCTTCGTGCTGGCCGTGCGCAGCGCCATCGACACCGAGCAATTGCGCGCCAACATTCCCCGCCTGACCAAGATCGGGTCGGTTGATCACATCCGCGATCTGGTCAACCGGCATTTGCCGGGGGCCGATCTCTATCCGATGGCCGCCGAACCGCGACAGATCCCGTTCCGCGCCGAAACGGTCTATTTCAGCATCAATGCCCGGCATGAACAATGGCAGGCCGTCCGCACTTCGGGGGCGGTCGCGCTCCATATCGCGGGCGA